In the genome of Vicinamibacteria bacterium, the window TCCAGATGTTCTGGTTCACGCGCTTCAACGTATCGGAATTCGCATCCACCCACGAGAACGCTCGAGTCTTCGCCTCGTGGGGCTCGGCCGCAACACCGAGCGCCAACAACATCGCAGACAACGTCAGCATGATCTCGATTCAGCTCAACTTCAAGAGTCGGAAGCGCTGCCTAAGAACGTGCTCTCCCCAGCGGATGGCGAGGATGCCGGTCTCGTCGGTCTCTTTCGTGAGCTCGATGGTCAGTTGTTCGGTGCTTGCCTCGCCTACGTCCCACTTGAGGGGAACCGCGAGAAGGTCACGCCTCCGGTCGTGCTCGGTGCCCCACTGACCCGTCTGAGAATTGACAACGAGCATCCAGTCGTCCGCCGCCGTCCTCTCGAGGAACAAACTGTACTCCCCGGCTCTGACGACGATTGTTCCGAACGTGGCGGTACCGTCGATTGTAAGCGTCGTGGATTGGTCGGCACCGAGACGCCACACGGTGCCCACCGGCGCCAGCGACAACAGGTCGCGCCCTTTCAGGGATGGGCGTCCGTACTCGACGGATATCGTCGCGCCGTTCAAGCTCAGCTCGGCCGTGGCGCGCGGAGATTGAAAGAGGACCATCCCGACAAGCGCCCAGCAAACGGTTGACATGCCAGATTCCTCCGAACCGATCCTATCACTACAATGGCAGCATGCTACTCTCCACGACGCCGCCTTCCTGGGTCGAGCTCGCATGTCGGCACATCGACACAGTTCTCGTCGATCACGCACACTGCGAGAAGAAAGCTGCGGCCTCCGCGCTTTCGCTCATCGCCGCCCATCCTTCGAAGGCGACGCTCGTTCGAGCCCTGAGCGCTCTCGCGATCGAGGAGCTCCAGCACTTCCGCGCGGTTCACAACCGCATCGTCGCTCGAGGCCTGACGCTCGGACGCGACCCGGGGGACCCCTACGCCCAGCGCCTCCTTGCGCTCGCCGGACGGGGACGCTCCCGTCTCGTCGACAAGCTCCTGATCTTCGGCCTCATCGAAGCGCGCTCCCACGAACGGCTCGATTTGCTCGCGACCCACCTGCGCGAGCCAGAGCTCGCGGGCCTTTACCGGCAGCTCGCCGGGGCCGAAAGTCGCCACGCCGCGACTTTCCAGGAGCTCGCCGCCCGTTACGCGTCTTCATCCGACGTGGATCGTCGCCTACAGGAGCTGGCGGCCCTTGAGGCAGAAATCGTCGAAGCGCTGCCCATTGCTCCTCGGATTCATTGAACCGGTTCGGTGAGCTCCCGCAGTCCTCCCGACGGTCAACCGATGGGGTTGCGACGCATTAACAGGGTGAGGAAAAGCTCGGCGCATCTCAAACGGCCATCTACATGAAATGCAGAGTCAGCGATCGGGTTTGACGGCGATCATCTGTAGCTCAACCTTTGCGCCGCCAAC includes:
- the miaE gene encoding tRNA isopentenyl-2-thiomethyl-A-37 hydroxylase MiaE, with product MLLSTTPPSWVELACRHIDTVLVDHAHCEKKAAASALSLIAAHPSKATLVRALSALAIEELQHFRAVHNRIVARGLTLGRDPGDPYAQRLLALAGRGRSRLVDKLLIFGLIEARSHERLDLLATHLREPELAGLYRQLAGAESRHAATFQELAARYASSSDVDRRLQELAALEAEIVEALPIAPRIH
- a CDS encoding DUF2911 domain-containing protein; this encodes MSTVCWALVGMVLFQSPRATAELSLNGATISVEYGRPSLKGRDLLSLAPVGTVWRLGADQSTTLTIDGTATFGTIVVRAGEYSLFLERTAADDWMLVVNSQTGQWGTEHDRRRDLLAVPLKWDVGEASTEQLTIELTKETDETGILAIRWGEHVLRQRFRLLKLS